From Bacillus basilensis, a single genomic window includes:
- a CDS encoding HAMP domain-containing sensor histidine kinase gives MKRKVTLYFMTVIILMLVLFEVVFSVSIYRYYYNGIVQYVESHAKTSTRFFSEYNSLYFIRLQEYSGDIISSFELEGTELQLIDRHGSIIQSSSGQKVEGKVVIPYSLLEGEMYHQVTTTKDNVKQLEVISPLIHQGQTIGVLKYTTVLTHVNAKIIEIIMFTISVGIVISGIVFLISRRLANSFVKPIESIIHASSQIAEGTLKKKIKEDYPGELGELARSLNHMSDKIEKAEQMKNEFIASISHEIRTPLTGIKGWSETLKTVDYLTEEEIKQGMGIISGETDRLIHLVEELLDFSRLQSNHFNLYKQKVQLYDILEETIWQLTPNAEEKQMQFIKTIERIELIGDRNRLKQIFLNIVQNAIKYSHKNGTVYIEATKNEGQAVIKVKDEGIGIAKEHLPYIEQSFYQINNHATGAGLGLAIVKKMVELHGGTVNIISKEGIGTTIMIKIPL, from the coding sequence TTTCAGTCTCTATTTATCGATATTATTATAATGGTATTGTGCAATATGTAGAATCTCATGCGAAGACGAGTACACGATTTTTCTCTGAATACAATTCATTATATTTTATTCGTTTGCAAGAATATAGTGGTGACATCATTAGTAGTTTTGAATTAGAAGGAACAGAATTACAATTAATTGATCGTCATGGTTCAATTATACAATCTTCAAGTGGACAAAAGGTAGAAGGTAAAGTAGTTATTCCGTATTCGTTACTAGAAGGAGAAATGTATCATCAAGTCACTACTACGAAAGACAATGTGAAACAATTGGAAGTGATTAGTCCACTTATTCATCAAGGACAAACTATCGGTGTTTTAAAATATACGACTGTATTAACACATGTAAATGCTAAGATTATTGAAATTATAATGTTTACTATTTCTGTAGGTATTGTTATTTCAGGAATTGTATTCTTAATCAGTAGACGATTAGCAAATTCGTTTGTGAAGCCTATTGAATCTATTATTCATGCTTCTTCACAAATTGCAGAAGGCACATTAAAGAAGAAAATTAAAGAGGATTATCCTGGTGAATTAGGGGAGTTAGCGCGCAGTTTAAATCATATGTCTGATAAAATAGAAAAAGCGGAACAGATGAAAAATGAATTTATTGCTTCTATTTCTCATGAAATACGAACGCCTTTAACAGGAATTAAAGGTTGGAGTGAGACGTTAAAAACGGTAGATTATTTAACGGAAGAAGAGATCAAGCAAGGCATGGGAATTATTTCAGGTGAGACAGACCGATTAATTCACTTAGTAGAAGAATTGCTAGATTTTTCAAGATTACAATCAAATCATTTTAATTTATATAAACAAAAGGTGCAATTATACGATATACTAGAGGAGACGATTTGGCAATTAACTCCTAACGCTGAAGAGAAGCAAATGCAATTCATCAAAACTATAGAACGAATTGAATTGATAGGAGATCGAAATAGGCTAAAGCAAATTTTCTTAAATATTGTTCAAAATGCAATTAAATATTCACATAAAAATGGTACAGTATATATTGAAGCGACCAAAAATGAAGGACAAGCAGTCATAAAGGTGAAAGACGAAGGGATTGGGATTGCTAAAGAGCATTTACCATATATAGAACAGTCATTTTACCAGATTAATAATCATGCTACAGGTGCTGGTCTTGGTTTAGCTATCGTTAAAAAAATGGTAGAGCTTCATGGAGGTACAGTAAATATTATAAGTAAAGAAGGAATAGGAACAACCATTATGATAAAAATCCCATTATAA
- a CDS encoding peptidoglycan-N-acetylglucosamine deacetylase — protein MEKAFKIKRVVFVLIAIAAVAIGYFMFQSITSPAKAVAKQENVVQLASEQPKVEMNKTAPSRFNGKERKVAYLTFDDGPGKYTAELLNTLKQHDAKATFFLIGANVKEFPDLVKRENAEGHYVGMHSMTHNFAKLYKNGEYVNEMKEDQSLIANIIGKSPKLTRPPYGSMPGLNEGLRNKVVEGGFRVWDWTIDSLDWKYNKMQVDAAAAQIAQNVLTNATKPQEVILMHDIHPQSVAAVPAILKGLKEKGYEFEAYHEESHFPVNFWHDNRM, from the coding sequence ATGGAAAAAGCTTTTAAAATTAAACGAGTAGTATTCGTTTTAATAGCGATTGCAGCGGTAGCTATTGGGTATTTCATGTTTCAATCCATTACTTCACCAGCAAAGGCTGTTGCAAAACAAGAAAATGTAGTACAACTCGCAAGTGAACAACCAAAAGTAGAAATGAATAAAACGGCACCAAGTCGTTTTAATGGTAAGGAAAGAAAAGTTGCTTATCTTACATTTGATGATGGCCCAGGGAAATATACGGCTGAATTATTAAATACGTTAAAACAACATGATGCGAAGGCGACATTCTTTTTAATTGGAGCAAATGTAAAAGAATTTCCAGATTTAGTAAAACGTGAAAATGCAGAAGGTCATTATGTAGGAATGCATAGTATGACGCATAATTTTGCAAAGTTATATAAAAATGGCGAATATGTAAATGAGATGAAAGAGGATCAAAGCTTAATTGCAAATATTATTGGGAAATCACCTAAATTAACACGTCCACCATACGGTTCGATGCCTGGATTAAATGAAGGTCTTCGAAATAAAGTGGTAGAAGGCGGCTTTAGAGTGTGGGATTGGACAATTGATTCATTAGACTGGAAATATAATAAAATGCAAGTTGATGCAGCTGCAGCACAAATTGCTCAAAATGTATTAACAAATGCAACAAAACCACAGGAAGTCATTTTAATGCATGATATCCACCCGCAATCAGTTGCTGCTGTGCCAGCAATTTTAAAAGGGTTAAAAGAAAAGGGTTATGAGTTTGAAGCTTATCATGAAGAGAGTCACTTCCCAGTGAACTTCTGGCATGATAACCGTATGTAA
- a CDS encoding YkyA family protein: MKYGKVAVVGALSVGLLTGCFGEKPEENLYTAFETAATQEKSLVDEAKKLEKLEKEGQDLYSQILQEGKDHNEAVMKKIEQATANVDDREKVLKNEKEMLEKAQKETKSVQGNIEKLEDKKLQKQAKAVEESYKNRYDAFQKMNENYTKALATEKELYEKLKVKETKLKEIGEKVKAVNELNVEAQKSKEQFNNFTKEYNDSKLAFYKDAEIKIKDQK, encoded by the coding sequence TTGAAGTATGGAAAAGTAGCAGTAGTTGGAGCGCTATCAGTAGGACTATTAACAGGCTGTTTCGGTGAAAAACCAGAAGAAAATCTATATACAGCTTTTGAAACAGCAGCGACACAAGAAAAATCTTTAGTTGATGAAGCAAAGAAACTAGAGAAGTTAGAGAAGGAAGGTCAAGATCTATATTCTCAAATTTTACAAGAAGGTAAAGATCATAATGAAGCTGTTATGAAAAAAATCGAGCAAGCTACTGCAAATGTAGATGACCGTGAAAAAGTATTAAAAAATGAGAAAGAAATGCTAGAAAAAGCTCAGAAAGAAACGAAATCCGTTCAAGGAAATATAGAGAAGCTTGAAGATAAAAAGTTACAAAAACAAGCGAAAGCAGTAGAAGAGTCGTATAAAAATCGTTATGATGCATTCCAAAAGATGAATGAAAATTATACGAAGGCGTTAGCGACTGAAAAAGAACTGTATGAAAAATTAAAGGTAAAAGAAACGAAATTAAAAGAGATTGGTGAAAAAGTTAAGGCTGTTAATGAATTAAATGTGGAAGCACAAAAATCAAAAGAGCAATTTAACAATTTTACAAAAGAGTATAATGACAGTAAATTAGCATTTTACAAAGATGCAGAGATTAAGATTAAAGACCAGAAATAA
- a CDS encoding MgtC/SapB family protein has translation MSYEFLLKLGLALFLGLFIGIDRQLKNKPLGVKTSMVISVASCLITMVSIESVHVYSVPGHTNMDPMRLAAQIVSGIGFLGAGVILRRSNDVISGLTTASMVWAASALGIAIGAGFYLQATVAMVLIILAINVLPQLVKIAGPYSLRQKDLSIKITVKEHHELDGIFKQIKNLGMHVKRVKIKDIDSGAFQQLEMVILAPEDLYTTELYSSLKEIDRVVSVEVESR, from the coding sequence ATGTCATATGAATTTTTACTCAAATTAGGTTTAGCACTCTTTTTAGGATTATTCATCGGAATAGATAGGCAGCTAAAGAATAAACCACTTGGTGTGAAAACAAGTATGGTTATTTCTGTAGCAAGTTGTTTAATTACGATGGTTTCAATTGAATCCGTACATGTATATTCTGTTCCAGGGCATACAAATATGGATCCAATGCGTCTAGCTGCTCAAATTGTGAGTGGGATTGGTTTTCTTGGGGCAGGTGTTATTTTACGAAGAAGTAATGATGTTATTTCTGGATTAACGACAGCTTCTATGGTGTGGGCTGCTTCAGCTTTGGGTATAGCAATTGGGGCAGGATTTTATTTACAAGCGACGGTTGCTATGGTTTTAATTATTTTAGCAATTAATGTACTTCCGCAACTTGTGAAAATTGCAGGACCGTATTCATTAAGACAAAAGGACTTATCTATAAAAATTACTGTAAAAGAGCATCATGAATTAGATGGTATATTTAAGCAGATAAAAAATTTAGGAATGCATGTGAAACGAGTGAAGATTAAAGATATAGATAGTGGAGCATTTCAACAATTAGAGATGGTCATTTTAGCTCCAGAAGATTTATATACAACTGAGCTATATAGTTCACTAAAAGAGATAGATCGTGTTGTTTCAGTTGAAGTGGAAAGTAGATAA
- a CDS encoding IS3 family transposase (programmed frameshift) codes for MAKFTADEKIQIVLRYLNGNESYREMGRSIGISDTIILNWVNQYKQNGVEAFLKRCTNYTQQFKLDVLNFMIENGMSLFETAAIFNIPAPSTISVWKKQFETQGIDALQSKKKGRLSMKKDSNKQLKQALAEGSVEALEARIQQLEMENEYFKKVECLSSKQGKITKQDKAQVVYELRHKYSVKALVELATIPRSTYYDLVKKMNRPDVDADLKAEIKAIYEENEGRYGYRRIRDELTNRGQKVNHKKVQRIMKELGLKCVVRMKKYKSYKGKVGRIAPNFLERNFHTDAPNQKWVTDITEFKLFGEKLYVSPVLDLYNGEIITYTIGSRPTYSLVSEMLEKALERLPETHQLLMHSDQGWHYQMRQYVCTLESRAIVQSMSRKGNCYDNAVIENFFGIMKSEFLYIKEFESVEHFKRELEKYIDYYNTKRIKAKLKMSPVQYRTHFYQAA; via the exons ATGGCTAAATTTACTGCTGATGAAAAAATACAAATCGTTCTACGTTATTTGAACGGAAATGAAAGTTATCGAGAAATGGGTAGATCGATCGGTATAAGTGACACAATCATTTTGAATTGGGTAAACCAATATAAACAGAATGGTGTGGAAGCTTTTCTAAAACGATGTACAAATTACACACAACAATTTAAACTAGACGTACTAAACTTTATGATTGAAAACGGTATGTCCTTATTTGAGACGGCAGCTATCTTTAACATTCCTGCCCCTTCAACGATTTCTGTTTGGAAAAAACAGTTCGAAACACAAGGAATTGATGCCCTTCAATCTAAGAAAAAGGGGCGTCTATCCATGAAAAAAGATTCAAATAAACAATTAAAACAAGCTTTAGCTGAAGGGTCAGTCGAAGCACTTGAAGCACGTATTCAACAGCTTGAGATGGAAAATGAGTACT TTAAAAAAGTTGAATGCCTTAGTTCAAAACAAGGAAAAATCACGAAACAAGACAAAGCGCAAGTAGTCTATGAATTAAGGCATAAATATTCGGTGAAGGCACTCGTGGAGCTAGCTACTATTCCTCGAAGCACGTATTATGATTTAGTAAAGAAAATGAATCGTCCAGATGTAGATGCCGATTTGAAAGCGGAGATTAAAGCGATTTATGAGGAAAATGAAGGTCGTTATGGTTACCGTCGCATTCGTGATGAATTAACGAATCGTGGTCAGAAAGTGAATCACAAGAAGGTTCAGCGCATTATGAAAGAGCTTGGATTAAAGTGTGTTGTGCGTATGAAAAAATATAAGTCTTATAAAGGAAAAGTTGGTAGAATTGCACCTAATTTTTTAGAGCGTAATTTTCATACAGATGCACCGAATCAAAAATGGGTAACAGACATCACAGAGTTTAAATTATTTGGAGAAAAACTGTATGTATCACCTGTATTAGATTTGTATAATGGTGAAATTATTACCTATACAATTGGTTCTAGACCGACGTATTCACTTGTTTCAGAGATGTTAGAGAAAGCATTGGAACGTTTACCTGAAACCCACCAGCTACTGATGCATTCAGATCAAGGATGGCATTATCAAATGAGACAGTACGTCTGTACACTTGAATCAAGAGCTATCGTCCAGAGTATGTCTCGAAAAGGCAACTGTTACGACAACGCAGTAATAGAGAATTTCTTTGGGATTATGAAGTCGGAGTTCCTCTACATAAAAGAGTTTGAAAGTGTAGAGCATTTTAAAAGAGAATTAGAAAAATATATAGATTATTATAATACGAAACGGATTAAGGCAAAATTAAAAATGAGCCCGGTACAATACCGGACTCACTTTTATCAAGCTGCCTAA
- a CDS encoding GNAT family N-acetyltransferase produces the protein MEIHIRRAIKDDIPGIAKVHVDSWKTTYKGIFPNGFLGNITYEQREKQWENIFQQEGNHQFRFVAETLNGEIVGFIDGGIERSGTYNCDGELYAIYLLQTYQGMQIGQKLFQALLSECINNDMQSLLVWVVTNNPSKKFYEKFNPEKIDTKFLERVQIEETAYCWRDLNLLYEQLDRLI, from the coding sequence ATGGAGATACATATTAGAAGAGCGATAAAAGATGATATACCGGGTATAGCAAAGGTACACGTTGATAGCTGGAAAACAACATATAAAGGGATATTCCCTAACGGATTTTTGGGGAATATAACATATGAGCAACGAGAAAAACAGTGGGAAAACATTTTTCAACAAGAAGGTAATCATCAATTTAGATTTGTAGCAGAGACGTTAAATGGAGAAATAGTTGGATTCATTGATGGGGGAATAGAAAGAAGCGGTACATATAATTGTGATGGGGAATTATATGCGATCTACCTTTTACAAACGTATCAAGGAATGCAAATAGGACAAAAGTTATTTCAAGCTTTATTATCGGAATGTATAAACAATGATATGCAATCCCTTTTAGTTTGGGTCGTTACGAATAATCCTTCTAAAAAGTTTTATGAAAAATTTAATCCTGAAAAAATTGATACGAAATTTTTAGAGAGAGTACAGATAGAAGAGACAGCGTATTGTTGGAGAGATTTGAATTTGTTATATGAACAGCTAGATAGATTGATATAA
- the asbA gene encoding petrobactin biosynthesis protein AsbA, with amino-acid sequence MQHAKQIAEHATLQSFLNCYLRETGSGEWITEDEGMESIFSNTLNRDTVPTYLCCRLSAQNVTLYGEVIYKSSTDRHLFGEQFYYQIGDSNSVIKADYVTVITVLIKEMSINYGEGTNPAELMLRVIRSCQNIEGFTKARIEDTSALYGFHTTFIEAEQSLLFGHLTHPTPKSRQGILDWKSAMYSPELKGECQLHYFRAHKSIVNEKSLLLDSTTVILKEELRNDEMVSKEFILKYCNKDEYSLIPIHPLQAEWLLHQSYVQDWIDQGVLEYIGPAGKYYMATSSLRTLYHPDSKYMLKFSFPVKVTNSMRINKLKELESGLEGKEMLNTAIGEVLEKFPGFDFICDPAFITLNYGTQESGFEVIIRENPFYSEHVNDATLIAGLVQDAIPGERTRLSNIIHRLADLESRSCEEVSLEWFRRYMNISLKPMVWMYLQYGVALEAHQQNSVVQLKDGYPVKYYFRDNQGFYFCNSMKEMLNNELAGIGERTGNLYDDYIVDERFRYYLIFNHMFGLINGFGTAGLIKEEILLTELRSVLESFLPYNREPSTFLRELLEEDKLACKANLLTRFFDVDELSNPLEQAIYVQVQNPLVREVAVRS; translated from the coding sequence ATGCAGCATGCGAAACAAATCGCAGAACATGCAACATTACAAAGCTTTTTAAACTGTTATTTAAGAGAAACAGGGAGTGGAGAATGGATTACAGAGGATGAAGGAATGGAAAGTATCTTCAGTAATACGTTGAATAGAGATACAGTCCCCACATATTTATGTTGTCGGCTATCGGCACAGAACGTTACTTTGTATGGAGAAGTTATTTATAAATCATCAACAGATCGCCATTTGTTTGGAGAACAATTTTATTATCAAATTGGAGATAGTAATTCTGTTATTAAAGCAGATTACGTAACAGTTATTACTGTCTTAATAAAAGAGATGTCTATCAACTACGGAGAAGGGACGAATCCTGCTGAACTTATGCTTCGAGTTATTCGTAGTTGTCAAAATATTGAGGGATTTACAAAAGCGAGAATAGAAGACACATCTGCATTATACGGTTTCCATACAACTTTTATAGAGGCGGAGCAGTCTTTATTATTTGGACATTTAACTCACCCTACACCAAAGAGTAGACAAGGTATATTGGATTGGAAAAGTGCAATGTATTCTCCAGAATTAAAAGGAGAATGCCAGCTGCATTATTTTCGGGCACATAAAAGTATAGTGAATGAAAAATCATTATTATTAGATTCTACAACAGTAATTTTAAAAGAAGAGTTACGTAATGATGAGATGGTTAGTAAGGAATTTATCTTAAAGTATTGTAATAAAGATGAATATTCATTAATTCCAATTCATCCGCTTCAGGCAGAATGGTTATTACACCAATCTTACGTCCAGGATTGGATAGATCAAGGAGTACTTGAATATATTGGTCCTGCTGGTAAGTATTATATGGCAACATCATCACTTAGGACGTTATATCATCCCGATTCAAAGTATATGCTTAAGTTTTCATTTCCGGTAAAAGTAACAAATTCAATGCGCATTAATAAATTGAAGGAACTTGAGAGTGGTCTTGAAGGGAAGGAAATGTTAAATACGGCTATTGGTGAAGTACTAGAAAAGTTTCCCGGCTTTGATTTTATTTGTGATCCAGCATTTATTACATTAAATTATGGAACACAAGAATCAGGATTTGAAGTAATTATACGAGAGAATCCTTTTTATAGCGAACATGTCAATGACGCTACATTAATTGCTGGGCTAGTTCAAGATGCTATACCTGGAGAACGTACTCGCTTATCAAATATTATTCACCGCCTAGCAGATTTAGAAAGTAGAAGTTGTGAAGAAGTAAGTTTAGAGTGGTTTAGACGATATATGAATATTTCTTTAAAGCCGATGGTATGGATGTATTTACAGTATGGTGTTGCATTAGAAGCTCATCAGCAAAATAGCGTTGTTCAGCTAAAGGACGGTTATCCAGTCAAATATTATTTCCGTGATAATCAAGGTTTTTATTTCTGTAATTCAATGAAAGAAATGCTTAATAATGAGTTAGCTGGTATTGGAGAACGTACTGGAAATTTGTATGACGACTATATTGTAGATGAAAGATTTCGTTACTACTTAATTTTTAATCATATGTTTGGACTCATTAACGGATTTGGTACAGCTGGATTAATTAAGGAGGAAATTCTTCTCACGGAATTAAGATCTGTACTTGAATCGTTCCTTCCTTATAATCGTGAACCTTCTACCTTTTTAAGAGAATTGTTGGAAGAGGATAAGTTGGCATGTAAAGCAAATTTATTAACGAGATTTTTTGATGTCGACGAGTTAAGTAATCCTTTAGAACAAGCAATTTACGTACAGGTACAGAATCCGCTCGTTAGAGAAGTGGCTGTTCGTTCATAA
- a CDS encoding IucA/IucC family siderophore biosynthesis protein, producing the protein MRMDMYHTKILKALESEDYISVRRRVLCQLVESLIYEGIIIPVRIEKEKQILFLIQGLDEENKSVTYECYGRERMTFGRISIDSLIVRVQEEKQEIQSVSQFLEEVFRVVNVEQTKLDSFIHELEQTIFKDTIAQYERRNKLKFTQKSYDDFESHLIDGHPYHPSYKARIGFQYRDNFQYGYEFMRPIKLIWIAAHKKYAAVGYENEVIYDKILKDEVGEHKLEAYKERIHSAGCDPKQYVFIPVHPWQWENFIIPNYAEYIQDKSIIYLGESVDDYCAQQSMRTLRNVTNPKRPYVKVSLNILNTSTLRTLKPYSVASAPAISNWLSDVVSQDSYLRDESRVILLKEFSSVTYDTNKKATYGSLGCIWRESVHNYLDEQEDAVPFNGLYAKEKDGTPVIDAWLNKYGIENWLRLLIQKAIIPVLHLVVEHGISLESHGQNMILVHKEGLPVRIALKDFHEGLEFYRPFLKEMNKCPDFTKMHKTYANGKMNDFFEMDRIECLQEMVLDALFLFNVGELAFVLADEYEWKEASFWMIVVEEIENHFRKYPHLKDRFESIQLYTPTFYAEQLTKRRLYMDVESLVHEVPNPLYRARQLNIQKSVVTGGNYANR; encoded by the coding sequence ATGAGAATGGACATGTATCATACGAAAATATTGAAAGCGCTTGAGTCAGAAGATTACATTTCAGTACGAAGAAGAGTTTTATGTCAATTAGTAGAGTCGTTAATTTATGAGGGGATCATTATACCAGTTCGTATAGAAAAAGAAAAACAAATTCTTTTTCTTATACAAGGACTTGATGAGGAAAACAAAAGTGTCACGTACGAATGTTACGGAAGAGAACGAATGACATTTGGACGTATCTCTATAGATTCATTAATAGTAAGAGTTCAAGAGGAAAAACAAGAAATACAATCAGTTTCGCAATTTTTGGAAGAAGTTTTTCGGGTTGTTAACGTAGAACAAACGAAATTAGATTCTTTTATTCACGAATTAGAACAAACGATATTTAAAGACACGATTGCACAATATGAAAGACGTAATAAGTTGAAATTTACTCAAAAATCATACGATGACTTTGAAAGCCATTTAATTGATGGTCACCCATATCATCCAAGCTATAAAGCACGCATTGGGTTTCAATATCGTGACAATTTTCAATATGGATATGAATTTATGAGGCCAATAAAACTTATATGGATTGCAGCTCATAAGAAATATGCGGCTGTAGGTTATGAAAATGAAGTGATTTATGACAAAATTTTAAAAGATGAAGTAGGCGAGCACAAATTAGAAGCGTATAAGGAACGAATTCACAGTGCGGGATGTGATCCAAAGCAGTACGTGTTTATACCTGTTCATCCTTGGCAATGGGAGAATTTCATCATTCCAAATTACGCTGAGTATATACAGGATAAAAGTATTATTTATCTAGGGGAATCAGTGGACGATTATTGTGCGCAACAATCTATGAGAACGTTAAGAAATGTTACGAATCCAAAGAGGCCATATGTAAAGGTATCGCTGAATATACTTAACACTTCGACACTCCGTACGCTGAAACCATATTCAGTTGCGAGTGCACCAGCTATATCGAATTGGTTAAGTGATGTCGTAAGTCAAGATTCTTATTTAAGGGATGAATCACGTGTAATTTTGTTAAAGGAATTTTCGAGTGTAACGTATGATACGAATAAGAAAGCCACATATGGTTCATTAGGATGCATTTGGCGTGAAAGTGTTCATAATTATTTAGATGAGCAAGAGGATGCAGTTCCCTTTAACGGCTTATATGCAAAAGAGAAAGATGGGACACCAGTTATTGATGCATGGTTAAACAAATATGGGATAGAAAATTGGCTGCGATTACTTATTCAAAAAGCGATAATACCTGTATTACATCTTGTTGTAGAGCACGGAATTTCACTCGAATCACACGGTCAAAATATGATTTTAGTTCATAAAGAAGGGCTACCTGTCCGTATTGCATTAAAGGATTTCCATGAAGGACTTGAGTTTTATCGTCCATTCTTAAAAGAAATGAATAAATGTCCGGACTTTACTAAAATGCATAAAACGTATGCGAATGGAAAAATGAATGATTTCTTTGAAATGGATCGTATCGAATGTTTACAAGAGATGGTACTAGATGCACTGTTCTTATTTAATGTAGGGGAATTAGCTTTCGTACTTGCGGATGAATATGAATGGAAAGAAGCAAGTTTTTGGATGATAGTGGTTGAAGAAATTGAAAATCATTTTAGAAAATATCCACATTTGAAAGATAGATTTGAAAGTATTCAGCTATACACTCCTACATTCTATGCGGAGCAATTAACGAAGCGTCGATTGTATATGGATGTGGAATCGCTAGTTCATGAAGTTCCAAATCCATTGTATAGAGCAAGGCAACTTAACATACAAAAATCAGTTGTTACAGGGGGAAATTATGCTAATCGTTAA
- a CDS encoding AMP-binding protein — MLIVNKQEYSKSDFDLRLQVYEEMEQFQEAEGNRFALCLKDPFDIITLVFYLKEKKSSVLLIHEDTPKETAIEMAKRANCIGVLYEEYRDFTKLEVEDFLLEEPSLLQYSSGTTGEPKLIRRAWTEVDKEITAYNEALNCKEDEVPIVMAPVSHSYGLICGTLSAITRGSKPIIITNKNPKFALNIVRNTEKHIIYAVPLMLHIMGSFPQVTFQFHKIMTSGAPLPEALFYKLKETTTYMMQQYGCSEAGCISICHDMKSHLDLGNPLSHASISIGSDENMPEEIVVKMNDKEIFTKDLGYKSERGIHFMGRMDDVINVSGLKVFPIEVEETMLRLEGVQEAIVYRGKHPVMGEIVKAKVISQIDPVQIREWCMQHLPSYKVPHEIESVTEIPKNKTGKVSRKLLEMGEVTA, encoded by the coding sequence ATGCTAATCGTTAATAAACAAGAGTATAGCAAAAGTGATTTTGATTTGAGATTACAAGTTTACGAAGAAATGGAACAATTTCAAGAAGCGGAAGGAAATAGATTTGCGCTTTGTCTGAAGGACCCATTTGACATTATTACGCTTGTATTTTACTTAAAAGAAAAGAAATCATCAGTATTACTTATACATGAAGATACGCCAAAAGAAACGGCTATTGAAATGGCAAAGCGTGCAAATTGTATAGGGGTTTTATATGAAGAATATAGAGATTTTACAAAACTAGAAGTAGAGGATTTTTTACTAGAAGAGCCTTCTTTATTGCAATATAGTTCTGGAACAACTGGGGAACCGAAACTGATTCGTAGAGCATGGACGGAAGTTGATAAAGAAATTACTGCTTATAATGAAGCTTTAAACTGCAAAGAGGATGAAGTGCCGATTGTTATGGCTCCTGTTTCACATTCATACGGACTAATATGTGGTACGTTATCTGCAATTACGAGGGGAAGCAAGCCTATCATCATTACGAATAAAAATCCTAAATTCGCATTAAATATCGTTCGCAATACAGAAAAACATATCATATATGCAGTACCACTTATGCTACATATTATGGGGAGTTTCCCGCAAGTAACGTTTCAGTTTCATAAAATTATGACATCCGGAGCGCCTTTACCAGAAGCATTATTTTATAAACTAAAAGAAACGACAACATATATGATGCAACAATACGGTTGTTCTGAGGCAGGTTGTATTAGTATATGTCATGATATGAAAAGCCATTTAGATTTAGGAAATCCGCTATCTCATGCGAGTATAAGCATAGGTTCAGATGAAAATATGCCTGAAGAAATTGTAGTGAAAATGAACGATAAGGAAATTTTTACGAAAGATTTAGGGTATAAATCTGAACGTGGCATTCATTTTATGGGGCGTATGGATGATGTGATTAACGTTTCAGGATTAAAAGTCTTTCCTATAGAGGTAGAAGAAACAATGCTTCGATTGGAAGGTGTTCAAGAGGCAATTGTATATCGAGGGAAACATCCTGTGATGGGTGAAATTGTTAAAGCGAAAGTAATCTCTCAAATTGATCCCGTGCAAATAAGAGAATGGTGTATGCAGCATTTACCATCTTATAAAGTTCCGCATGAAATTGAAAGTGTAACTGAAATTCCGAAAAATAAAACTGGAAAAGTAAGTAGAAAGTTACTAGAGATGGGAGAGGTTACAGCATGA
- the asbD gene encoding petrobactin biosynthesis protein AsbD, producing the protein MRREALKNVVLKIMTEKMELKNITHLEETMHLNQDLYIDSVMMLQLIVYIEMDLKLCVPEDEVDPKAFLTVGSLLDFMEELQPLQDINVNN; encoded by the coding sequence ATGAGACGGGAAGCATTAAAGAATGTCGTATTAAAAATTATGACAGAAAAAATGGAACTGAAGAATATAACGCATTTAGAAGAAACGATGCACTTAAATCAAGATTTATATATAGATTCGGTAATGATGTTACAACTCATTGTATACATAGAAATGGATTTAAAGCTATGCGTTCCAGAGGATGAGGTAGATCCAAAGGCATTTCTTACTGTAGGATCTTTGCTTGATTTTATGGAAGAGTTACAGCCGTTACAGGATATAAATGTGAATAACTAA